In Coregonus clupeaformis isolate EN_2021a chromosome 7, ASM2061545v1, whole genome shotgun sequence, one genomic interval encodes:
- the LOC121568983 gene encoding fas-binding factor 1 homolog isoform X5 codes for MAKQKKGQKSSIDDMLGDLLGDDDFPVKAKAPAREAGRLGPPLPSQSGKRSLLGDDDFFSKLAEEAENDEGSDVSEADPTALLESMKDIDDMDADLFGSKKKPSSAPAQSKCSGIGGPTKDPPKSGNKLKGGGISDEPAIEEKKPSSAPASTARGYKKFSFTDFDDPLADLLDDLPIEDKKEPKITKKAPDSPIIKKKETASPAPVPKKRDDLTFDDDEDDLMDALGFGESPKQSPKKTETVLVPKKESSELPQRARTRLDEILGRGTSPHLLERPPTGERKDPPQQQEKQQQQQHQKTPTTKDPFLEEDLTFGSYQPTLVTTPEGRHSRRQSVRFSTEDISASSPEKKPKPITLTTTFPRPAADWLGLSQDDEEEEEKEKPPPVPEPLKTPSSLSVGSKPSSSGNRIPQPLTETPNTSSKPPKPVGPSAEVSASQKDEDDWLSGALSRKKTQSSTRSEEKKTTQEDFLGLGDEVDLESFLSKRGSSPASRRKDASTPNTEPGDSPLPREPSPTAHSTPLREDQSRPVPQQSQMQNTAPAVQPQVSLSADSFQQMLLQQQQLVQSQLLGLGGAVDVVGLQRQKRETEKQNGDLALQARIIKLEGQVRSLQLELHQNQMLLESVQQRHKQDTELMENTHRARVKLLEDSAAQREARARQECEDLAERLATATRIAEQERTELQAQHQRRLAQTQQDRDREVERLRDLQRKSILEMKKDHEDQVQRLKRLKDEEIDAVTSATSQTRSLTVVIEQMEHFSHRLGDLSSRVESTHENTAQGLEQGARQRDEQLRVMQDRLGQQQRAMAEERTRLKEVIAKMDTQLAEQQRQLEKERWRVNAEQAKADSSQRGLDEERRSLTQHINMEREELERAKSALLEEQQQVMQRCAEERRTLAAEWTQFHAQEKQRQDRAEREASRALERDAHREGSIISMAQEQVDLKLRAGELKQREEAVVREREALERQREELDREKERLSGTGLRLKTRAQEVEAFSKLASEKFEEGEKALQEARQVETEHQTRLRSIHSQMERLRQQEQHLHQERMKMTEQRREVERLKHSLPVTPFPQSMAPIFTADVSPVLSVPQIASTQAVPQPSLLFAGPGSTELQARLALLRHTAEKDRDFLQDEQFFLDTLKKAPYNSAFHTD; via the exons ATG GCTAAACAGAAGAAAGGACAGAAGA GTTCAATTGATGATATGTTAGGAGACCTGTTGGGAGATGATG ATTTCCCAGTGAAGGCCAAAGCTCCGGCCCGTGAAGCAGGCAGACTAGGACCTCCTCTACCATCACAAAGTGGAAAACG CTCACTATTGGGCGACGACGACTTCTTCAGCAAACTGGCTGAGGAAGCTGAAAATGATGAG GGCTCTGATGTTTCTGAGGCTGATCCCACAGCCTTACTGGAAAGTATGAAG GACATAGATGATATGGACGCTGATCTCTTTGGATCAAAGAAAAAGCCCAGTTCAGCCCCAGCTCAGAGTAAATGCTCCGGCATTGGAGGACCTACGAAAGATCCTCCTAAATCAGGAAACAAGTTAAAAGGAGGGGGAATCTCAGATGAGCCAGCCATTGAGGAGAAGAAGCCCAGTTCTGCTCCTGCATCCACAGCACGTGGCTACAAGAAGTTCAGCTTCACTG ACTTTGATGATCCTTTGGCTGACCTGTTAGATGATCTACCCATAGAAGACAAAAAGGAACCAAAAATCACCAAAAAGGCCCCAGACTCCCCTATCATAAAGAAAAAAGAAACAG CCTCACCAGCTCCAGTTCCAAAGAAGCGGGATGACCTTACGTTTGATGATGACGAGGATGACCTAATGGATGCATTGGGGTTTGGAGAGAGTCCCAAACAGAGCCCTAAGAAGACGGAGACAGTGCTTGTACCAAAGAAAGAGAG CAGTGAGCTCCCTCAGAGAGCACGCACCAGGCTAGATGAGATTCTGGGGCGCGGGACGTCCCCTCACCTTCTGGAGCGCCCTCCAACAGGGGAGAGGAAGGACCCTCCGCAGCAGCAGGaaaagcagcagcagcaacaacatcaGAAGACCCCCACTACTAAAG ACCCCTTCCTAGAAGAAGACCTGACGTTTGGTTCTTATCAGCCCACACTGGTCACTACACCTGAGGGACGCCACTCACGCAGACAGTCGGTCAG ATTCTCCACTGAGGACATCAGTGCCTCTTCTCCTGAGAAGAAACCCAAACCCATCACGCTCACCACTACCTTCCCCCGGCCTGCTGCAGACTGGCTGGGGCTCTCGcaggatgatgaggaggaggaagagaaggaaaagCCCCCGCCTGTACCAGAACCCTTGAAGACCCCCtcctctttgtcagtgggaagtAAACCCTCCTCATCTGGCAACCGCATTCCACAGCCATTGACAGAGACCCCAAACACCTCTTCCAAACCCCCCAAGCCAGTAGGACCCAGTGCAGAGGTCTCTGCCAGCCAAAAGGATGAAGATGATTGGCTATCAGGGGCATTGAGCAGGAAGAAGACTCAATCATCCACACGGTCAGAGGAAAAGAAGACAACCCAGGAAGACTTTCTGGGGCTTGGAGATGAGGTGGATCTGGAGTCGTTTCTCAG TAAACGTGGTTCTTCACCAGCTTCCAGGAGGAAAGATGCATCTACCCCCAACACGGAACCAGG AGATTCTCCTCTGCCCAGGGAGCCCAGCCCTACTGCTCATTCTACCCCATTGAGAGAGGACCAGTCCAGGCCTG TGCCACAGCAAAGCCAGATGCAGAACACTGCACCTGCTGTCCAACCACAG GTGTCTCTTTCAGCAGACAGTTTTCAACAAATGTTACTACAACAGCAGCAG TTGGTGCAGTCCCAGCTGCTGGGGTTAGGGGGAGCTGTGGATGTAGTTGGGCtgcagagacagaagagagagactgagaagcAGAATGGAGATCTAGCTTTACAGGCACGCATCATCAAACTGGAGGGACAG GTGAGATCTCTACAGCTGGAGCTACACCAGAACCAGATGTTGCTGGAGAGTGTTCAGCAGAGACACAAGCAGGACACTGAGCTcatggagaacacacacag GGCTCGTGTGAAGCTGCTTGAGGATTCTGCAGCACAGCGAGAAGCACGGGCACGACAGGAATGCGAGGATCTAGCGGAGCGCCTGGCCACCGCCACGCGTATAGCTGAACAGGAGCGTACAGAGCTGCAGGCACAGCACCAGCGCAGACTGGCCCAAACCCAGCAGGACAGAGACCGAGAGGTGGAGAGACTCAGGGACCTACAGAG GAAGTCTATTTTGGAGATGAAGAAAGACCATGAGGATCAGGTCCAGAGGCTGAAGAGATTGAAGGATGAGGAGATTGATGCTGTGACCAGTGCCACATCACAAACCAG GTCCCTGACAGTGGTGATTGAGCAGATGGAGCATTTCTCCCACAGGCTGGGGGACCTTTCGTCTCGGGTGGAGAGCACCCATGAGAACACAGCTCAGGGGCTGGAGCAAGGGGCACGGCAGAGAGACGAACAGCTCCGAG TGATGCAGGACCGTCTGGGCCAGCAGCAGAGGGCCATGGCAGAGGAGAGAACAAGGCTCAAAGAAGTCATCGCCAAGATGGACACCCAGCTGGCTGAGCAGCAGAGGCAACTAGAGAAG GAGCGCTGGAGGGTGAATGCGGAGCAGGCTAAGGCTGACTCATCTCAGAGAGGCCTGGACGAGGAGAGACGCTCTCTGACTCAGCACATCaacatggagagagaggagctggagagggcaAAA AGTGCCCTGTTGGAGGAGCAGCAGCAGGTAATGCAGCGCTgtgcggaggagaggaggacgcTGGCGGCTGAGTGGACACAGTTCCACGCCCAGGAGAAGCAGAGGCAGGACCGGGCAGAGCGGGAGGCCAGCCGGGCGCTGGAGAGGGATGCCCACAGAGAGGGCTCCATCATCAGCATGGCACAG GAACAGGTGGACCTGAAGCTGCGTGCTGGGGAGCTGAAGCAGCGTGAGGAGGCTGTAGTGCGGGAGAGGGAGGCtctggagagacagagggaggagctggacagggagaaggagaggctgAGTGGTACAGGCCTGCGGCTGAAGACACGCGCCCAGGAGGTGGAGGCCTTCAGTAAG CTGGCGTCAGAGAAGtttgaggagggggagaaggccCTGCAGGAGGCCAGACAGGTGGAGACGGAGCACCAGACCAGGCTGAGGAGCATCCACTCCCAGATGGAGAGACTGAGACAGCAGGAGCAACACCTCCATCAG GAGAGAATGAAGATGACAGAGCAGCGTAGAGAAGTGGAGAGACTGAAGCACAGCCTTCCAGTCACTCCTTTTCCTCAATCTATGGCCCCCATATTCACAG CAGACGTCAGCCCAGTGTTGTCAGTACCGCAGATTGCGTCAACCCAGGCTGTTCCCCAGCCCTCACTCCTGTTCGCCGGTCCTGGTTCTACGGAGCTCCAGGCCAGATTGGCCCTGCTCAGGCACACAGCAGAGAAG GATCGTGACTTTCTGCAGGACGAGCAGTTCTTCTTGGACACACTCAAGAAAGCACCTTACAATTCAGCCTTTCACACAGATTAA
- the LOC121568983 gene encoding fas-binding factor 1 homolog isoform X6 yields MAKQKKGQKSSIDDMLGDLLGDDDFPVKAKAPAREAGRLGPPLPSQSGKRSLLGDDDFFSKLAEEAENDEGSDVSEADPTALLESMKDIDDMDADLFGSKKKPSSAPAQSKCSGIGGPTKDPPKSGNKLKGGGISDEPAIEEKKPSSAPASTARGYKKFSFTGDDDDDLAPTTDKKDFDDPLADLLDDLPIEDKKEPKITKKAPDSPIIKKKETASPAPVPKKRDDLTFDDDEDDLMDALGFGESPKQSPKKTETVLVPKKESSELPQRARTRLDEILGRGTSPHLLERPPTGERKDPPQQQEKQQQQQHQKTPTTKDPFLEEDLTFGSYQPTLVTTPEGRHSRRQSVRFSTEDISASSPEKKPKPITLTTTFPRPAADWLGLSQDDEEEEEKEKPPPVPEPLKTPSSLSVGSKPSSSGNRIPQPLTETPNTSSKPPKPVGPSAEVSASQKDEDDWLSGALSRKKTQSSTRSEEKKTTQEDFLGLGDEVDLESFLSKRGSSPASRRKDASTPNTEPGDSPLPREPSPTAHSTPLREDQSRPVPQQSQMQNTAPAVQPQVSLSADSFQQMLLQQQQLVQSQLLGLGGAVDVVGLQRQKRETEKQNGDLALQARIIKLEGQVRSLQLELHQNQMLLESVQQRHKQDTELMENTHRARVKLLEDSAAQREARARQECEDLAERLATATRIAEQERTELQAQHQRRLAQTQQDRDREVERLRDLQRKSILEMKKDHEDQVQRLKRLKDEEIDAVTSATSQTRSLTVVIEQMEHFSHRLGDLSSRVESTHENTAQGLEQGARQRDEQLRVMQDRLGQQQRAMAEERTRLKEVIAKMDTQLAEQQRQLEKERWRVNAEQAKADSSQRGLDEERRSLTQHINMEREELERAKSALLEEQQQVMQRCAEERRTLAAEWTQFHAQEKQRQDRAEREASRALERDAHREGSIISMAQEQVDLKLRAGELKQREEAVVREREALERQREELDREKERLSGTGLRLKTRAQEVEAFSKLASEKFEEGEKALQEARQVETEHQTRLRSIHSQMERLRQQEQHLHQERMKMTEQRREVERLKHSLPVTPFPQSMAPIFTVILLL; encoded by the exons ATG GCTAAACAGAAGAAAGGACAGAAGA GTTCAATTGATGATATGTTAGGAGACCTGTTGGGAGATGATG ATTTCCCAGTGAAGGCCAAAGCTCCGGCCCGTGAAGCAGGCAGACTAGGACCTCCTCTACCATCACAAAGTGGAAAACG CTCACTATTGGGCGACGACGACTTCTTCAGCAAACTGGCTGAGGAAGCTGAAAATGATGAG GGCTCTGATGTTTCTGAGGCTGATCCCACAGCCTTACTGGAAAGTATGAAG GACATAGATGATATGGACGCTGATCTCTTTGGATCAAAGAAAAAGCCCAGTTCAGCCCCAGCTCAGAGTAAATGCTCCGGCATTGGAGGACCTACGAAAGATCCTCCTAAATCAGGAAACAAGTTAAAAGGAGGGGGAATCTCAGATGAGCCAGCCATTGAGGAGAAGAAGCCCAGTTCTGCTCCTGCATCCACAGCACGTGGCTACAAGAAGTTCAGCTTCACTGGT gatgatgatgatgatcttgCCCCAACAACTGACAAAAAAG ACTTTGATGATCCTTTGGCTGACCTGTTAGATGATCTACCCATAGAAGACAAAAAGGAACCAAAAATCACCAAAAAGGCCCCAGACTCCCCTATCATAAAGAAAAAAGAAACAG CCTCACCAGCTCCAGTTCCAAAGAAGCGGGATGACCTTACGTTTGATGATGACGAGGATGACCTAATGGATGCATTGGGGTTTGGAGAGAGTCCCAAACAGAGCCCTAAGAAGACGGAGACAGTGCTTGTACCAAAGAAAGAGAG CAGTGAGCTCCCTCAGAGAGCACGCACCAGGCTAGATGAGATTCTGGGGCGCGGGACGTCCCCTCACCTTCTGGAGCGCCCTCCAACAGGGGAGAGGAAGGACCCTCCGCAGCAGCAGGaaaagcagcagcagcaacaacatcaGAAGACCCCCACTACTAAAG ACCCCTTCCTAGAAGAAGACCTGACGTTTGGTTCTTATCAGCCCACACTGGTCACTACACCTGAGGGACGCCACTCACGCAGACAGTCGGTCAG ATTCTCCACTGAGGACATCAGTGCCTCTTCTCCTGAGAAGAAACCCAAACCCATCACGCTCACCACTACCTTCCCCCGGCCTGCTGCAGACTGGCTGGGGCTCTCGcaggatgatgaggaggaggaagagaaggaaaagCCCCCGCCTGTACCAGAACCCTTGAAGACCCCCtcctctttgtcagtgggaagtAAACCCTCCTCATCTGGCAACCGCATTCCACAGCCATTGACAGAGACCCCAAACACCTCTTCCAAACCCCCCAAGCCAGTAGGACCCAGTGCAGAGGTCTCTGCCAGCCAAAAGGATGAAGATGATTGGCTATCAGGGGCATTGAGCAGGAAGAAGACTCAATCATCCACACGGTCAGAGGAAAAGAAGACAACCCAGGAAGACTTTCTGGGGCTTGGAGATGAGGTGGATCTGGAGTCGTTTCTCAG TAAACGTGGTTCTTCACCAGCTTCCAGGAGGAAAGATGCATCTACCCCCAACACGGAACCAGG AGATTCTCCTCTGCCCAGGGAGCCCAGCCCTACTGCTCATTCTACCCCATTGAGAGAGGACCAGTCCAGGCCTG TGCCACAGCAAAGCCAGATGCAGAACACTGCACCTGCTGTCCAACCACAG GTGTCTCTTTCAGCAGACAGTTTTCAACAAATGTTACTACAACAGCAGCAG TTGGTGCAGTCCCAGCTGCTGGGGTTAGGGGGAGCTGTGGATGTAGTTGGGCtgcagagacagaagagagagactgagaagcAGAATGGAGATCTAGCTTTACAGGCACGCATCATCAAACTGGAGGGACAG GTGAGATCTCTACAGCTGGAGCTACACCAGAACCAGATGTTGCTGGAGAGTGTTCAGCAGAGACACAAGCAGGACACTGAGCTcatggagaacacacacag GGCTCGTGTGAAGCTGCTTGAGGATTCTGCAGCACAGCGAGAAGCACGGGCACGACAGGAATGCGAGGATCTAGCGGAGCGCCTGGCCACCGCCACGCGTATAGCTGAACAGGAGCGTACAGAGCTGCAGGCACAGCACCAGCGCAGACTGGCCCAAACCCAGCAGGACAGAGACCGAGAGGTGGAGAGACTCAGGGACCTACAGAG GAAGTCTATTTTGGAGATGAAGAAAGACCATGAGGATCAGGTCCAGAGGCTGAAGAGATTGAAGGATGAGGAGATTGATGCTGTGACCAGTGCCACATCACAAACCAG GTCCCTGACAGTGGTGATTGAGCAGATGGAGCATTTCTCCCACAGGCTGGGGGACCTTTCGTCTCGGGTGGAGAGCACCCATGAGAACACAGCTCAGGGGCTGGAGCAAGGGGCACGGCAGAGAGACGAACAGCTCCGAG TGATGCAGGACCGTCTGGGCCAGCAGCAGAGGGCCATGGCAGAGGAGAGAACAAGGCTCAAAGAAGTCATCGCCAAGATGGACACCCAGCTGGCTGAGCAGCAGAGGCAACTAGAGAAG GAGCGCTGGAGGGTGAATGCGGAGCAGGCTAAGGCTGACTCATCTCAGAGAGGCCTGGACGAGGAGAGACGCTCTCTGACTCAGCACATCaacatggagagagaggagctggagagggcaAAA AGTGCCCTGTTGGAGGAGCAGCAGCAGGTAATGCAGCGCTgtgcggaggagaggaggacgcTGGCGGCTGAGTGGACACAGTTCCACGCCCAGGAGAAGCAGAGGCAGGACCGGGCAGAGCGGGAGGCCAGCCGGGCGCTGGAGAGGGATGCCCACAGAGAGGGCTCCATCATCAGCATGGCACAG GAACAGGTGGACCTGAAGCTGCGTGCTGGGGAGCTGAAGCAGCGTGAGGAGGCTGTAGTGCGGGAGAGGGAGGCtctggagagacagagggaggagctggacagggagaaggagaggctgAGTGGTACAGGCCTGCGGCTGAAGACACGCGCCCAGGAGGTGGAGGCCTTCAGTAAG CTGGCGTCAGAGAAGtttgaggagggggagaaggccCTGCAGGAGGCCAGACAGGTGGAGACGGAGCACCAGACCAGGCTGAGGAGCATCCACTCCCAGATGGAGAGACTGAGACAGCAGGAGCAACACCTCCATCAG GAGAGAATGAAGATGACAGAGCAGCGTAGAGAAGTGGAGAGACTGAAGCACAGCCTTCCAGTCACTCCTTTTCCTCAATCTATGGCCCCCATATTCACAG TTATCCTTTTACTGTAG
- the LOC121568983 gene encoding fas-binding factor 1 homolog isoform X7, whose protein sequence is MAKQKKGQKSSIDDMLGDLLGDDDFPVKAKAPAREAGRLGPPLPSQSGKRSLLGDDDFFSKLAEEAENDEGSDVSEADPTALLESMKDIDDMDADLFGSKKKPSSAPAQSKCSGIGGPTKDPPKSGNKLKGGGISDEPAIEEKKPSSAPASTARGYKKFSFTGDDDDDLAPTTDKKDFDDPLADLLDDLPIEDKKEPKITKKAPDSPIIKKKETASPAPVPKKRDDLTFDDDEDDLMDALGFGESPKQSPKKTETVLVPKKESSELPQRARTRLDEILGRGTSPHLLERPPTGERKDPPQQQEKQQQQQHQKTPTTKDPFLEEDLTFGSYQPTLVTTPEGRHSRRQSVRFSTEDISASSPEKKPKPITLTTTFPRPAADWLGLSQDDEEEEEKEKPPPVPEPLKTPSSLSVGSKPSSSGNRIPQPLTETPNTSSKPPKPVGPSAEVSASQKDEDDWLSGALSRKKTQSSTRSEEKKTTQEDFLGLGDEVDLESFLSKRGSSPASRRKDASTPNTEPGDSPLPREPSPTAHSTPLREDQSRPVPQQSQMQNTAPAVQPQVSLSADSFQQMLLQQQQLVQSQLLGLGGAVDVVGLQRQKRETEKQNGDLALQARIIKLEGQVRSLQLELHQNQMLLESVQQRHKQDTELMENTHRARVKLLEDSAAQREARARQECEDLAERLATATRIAEQERTELQAQHQRRLAQTQQDRDREVERLRDLQRKSILEMKKDHEDQVQRLKRLKDEEIDAVTSATSQTRSLTVVIEQMEHFSHRLGDLSSRVESTHENTAQGLEQGARQRDEQLRVMQDRLGQQQRAMAEERTRLKEVIAKMDTQLAEQQRQLEKERWRVNAEQAKADSSQRGLDEERRSLTQHINMEREELERAKSALLEEQQQVMQRCAEERRTLAAEWTQFHAQEKQRQDRAEREASRALERDAHREGSIISMAQSSL, encoded by the exons ATG GCTAAACAGAAGAAAGGACAGAAGA GTTCAATTGATGATATGTTAGGAGACCTGTTGGGAGATGATG ATTTCCCAGTGAAGGCCAAAGCTCCGGCCCGTGAAGCAGGCAGACTAGGACCTCCTCTACCATCACAAAGTGGAAAACG CTCACTATTGGGCGACGACGACTTCTTCAGCAAACTGGCTGAGGAAGCTGAAAATGATGAG GGCTCTGATGTTTCTGAGGCTGATCCCACAGCCTTACTGGAAAGTATGAAG GACATAGATGATATGGACGCTGATCTCTTTGGATCAAAGAAAAAGCCCAGTTCAGCCCCAGCTCAGAGTAAATGCTCCGGCATTGGAGGACCTACGAAAGATCCTCCTAAATCAGGAAACAAGTTAAAAGGAGGGGGAATCTCAGATGAGCCAGCCATTGAGGAGAAGAAGCCCAGTTCTGCTCCTGCATCCACAGCACGTGGCTACAAGAAGTTCAGCTTCACTGGT gatgatgatgatgatcttgCCCCAACAACTGACAAAAAAG ACTTTGATGATCCTTTGGCTGACCTGTTAGATGATCTACCCATAGAAGACAAAAAGGAACCAAAAATCACCAAAAAGGCCCCAGACTCCCCTATCATAAAGAAAAAAGAAACAG CCTCACCAGCTCCAGTTCCAAAGAAGCGGGATGACCTTACGTTTGATGATGACGAGGATGACCTAATGGATGCATTGGGGTTTGGAGAGAGTCCCAAACAGAGCCCTAAGAAGACGGAGACAGTGCTTGTACCAAAGAAAGAGAG CAGTGAGCTCCCTCAGAGAGCACGCACCAGGCTAGATGAGATTCTGGGGCGCGGGACGTCCCCTCACCTTCTGGAGCGCCCTCCAACAGGGGAGAGGAAGGACCCTCCGCAGCAGCAGGaaaagcagcagcagcaacaacatcaGAAGACCCCCACTACTAAAG ACCCCTTCCTAGAAGAAGACCTGACGTTTGGTTCTTATCAGCCCACACTGGTCACTACACCTGAGGGACGCCACTCACGCAGACAGTCGGTCAG ATTCTCCACTGAGGACATCAGTGCCTCTTCTCCTGAGAAGAAACCCAAACCCATCACGCTCACCACTACCTTCCCCCGGCCTGCTGCAGACTGGCTGGGGCTCTCGcaggatgatgaggaggaggaagagaaggaaaagCCCCCGCCTGTACCAGAACCCTTGAAGACCCCCtcctctttgtcagtgggaagtAAACCCTCCTCATCTGGCAACCGCATTCCACAGCCATTGACAGAGACCCCAAACACCTCTTCCAAACCCCCCAAGCCAGTAGGACCCAGTGCAGAGGTCTCTGCCAGCCAAAAGGATGAAGATGATTGGCTATCAGGGGCATTGAGCAGGAAGAAGACTCAATCATCCACACGGTCAGAGGAAAAGAAGACAACCCAGGAAGACTTTCTGGGGCTTGGAGATGAGGTGGATCTGGAGTCGTTTCTCAG TAAACGTGGTTCTTCACCAGCTTCCAGGAGGAAAGATGCATCTACCCCCAACACGGAACCAGG AGATTCTCCTCTGCCCAGGGAGCCCAGCCCTACTGCTCATTCTACCCCATTGAGAGAGGACCAGTCCAGGCCTG TGCCACAGCAAAGCCAGATGCAGAACACTGCACCTGCTGTCCAACCACAG GTGTCTCTTTCAGCAGACAGTTTTCAACAAATGTTACTACAACAGCAGCAG TTGGTGCAGTCCCAGCTGCTGGGGTTAGGGGGAGCTGTGGATGTAGTTGGGCtgcagagacagaagagagagactgagaagcAGAATGGAGATCTAGCTTTACAGGCACGCATCATCAAACTGGAGGGACAG GTGAGATCTCTACAGCTGGAGCTACACCAGAACCAGATGTTGCTGGAGAGTGTTCAGCAGAGACACAAGCAGGACACTGAGCTcatggagaacacacacag GGCTCGTGTGAAGCTGCTTGAGGATTCTGCAGCACAGCGAGAAGCACGGGCACGACAGGAATGCGAGGATCTAGCGGAGCGCCTGGCCACCGCCACGCGTATAGCTGAACAGGAGCGTACAGAGCTGCAGGCACAGCACCAGCGCAGACTGGCCCAAACCCAGCAGGACAGAGACCGAGAGGTGGAGAGACTCAGGGACCTACAGAG GAAGTCTATTTTGGAGATGAAGAAAGACCATGAGGATCAGGTCCAGAGGCTGAAGAGATTGAAGGATGAGGAGATTGATGCTGTGACCAGTGCCACATCACAAACCAG GTCCCTGACAGTGGTGATTGAGCAGATGGAGCATTTCTCCCACAGGCTGGGGGACCTTTCGTCTCGGGTGGAGAGCACCCATGAGAACACAGCTCAGGGGCTGGAGCAAGGGGCACGGCAGAGAGACGAACAGCTCCGAG TGATGCAGGACCGTCTGGGCCAGCAGCAGAGGGCCATGGCAGAGGAGAGAACAAGGCTCAAAGAAGTCATCGCCAAGATGGACACCCAGCTGGCTGAGCAGCAGAGGCAACTAGAGAAG GAGCGCTGGAGGGTGAATGCGGAGCAGGCTAAGGCTGACTCATCTCAGAGAGGCCTGGACGAGGAGAGACGCTCTCTGACTCAGCACATCaacatggagagagaggagctggagagggcaAAA AGTGCCCTGTTGGAGGAGCAGCAGCAGGTAATGCAGCGCTgtgcggaggagaggaggacgcTGGCGGCTGAGTGGACACAGTTCCACGCCCAGGAGAAGCAGAGGCAGGACCGGGCAGAGCGGGAGGCCAGCCGGGCGCTGGAGAGGGATGCCCACAGAGAGGGCTCCATCATCAGCATGGCACAG TCTTCTCTGTAA